One genomic region from Ralstonia pseudosolanacearum encodes:
- a CDS encoding IS630 family transposase, whose product MRLVERSRRRPPQVAAREHGRHGGRRCARRISDTGADRAARAGSSWATAAMSDRDTGRGAQARRLLFQAQPLLAQKKRCEEEFAVKADVLGKLQQAARDQAIRLLYLDEAGFAASPVVQRAWSPRGLPHCVEPHSHCRRSVLGAFDYGQNSLIHAAHAHSIKGPDVEQFLDALIRQDDSRPTIIVLDNAAIHHSISEETRDRWFREHKALLFFLPPYSPELNMIEIVWKHFKYHWRRFVNWTRDTIDAELAELLSGYGSKFQINFS is encoded by the coding sequence GTGCGGCTTGTTGAGCGGTCACGGCGGCGGCCGCCCCAGGTCGCTGCCCGAGAACATGGTCGCCACGGCGGTCGACGCTGCGCGCGCCGAATCTCTGACACTGGCGCAGATCGCGCAGCGCGTGCAGGAAGTTCATGGGCAACCGCTGCCATGTCAGATCGAGACACTGGGCGCGGCGCTCAAGCGCGAAGGCTTCTCTTTCAAGCGCAACCGCTACTCGCTCAAAAAAAACGGTGCGAAGAGGAGTTCGCTGTGAAAGCAGACGTGCTCGGCAAGCTCCAGCAGGCCGCGCGCGACCAGGCCATCCGGCTCCTCTATCTCGATGAGGCTGGCTTTGCAGCTTCGCCCGTTGTGCAGCGCGCATGGTCACCACGAGGGCTGCCCCATTGTGTTGAACCGCACAGCCACTGCCGACGTTCTGTGCTCGGTGCGTTCGACTACGGGCAGAACAGCCTGATTCACGCCGCGCATGCGCACAGCATCAAAGGCCCCGATGTCGAGCAGTTTCTCGATGCGCTGATTCGGCAAGACGACAGCCGACCCACCATCATCGTCCTCGACAACGCAGCCATTCATCACAGCATCAGCGAGGAAACCCGCGACCGCTGGTTCAGGGAACACAAAGCGCTCCTGTTCTTTCTGCCGCCCTACAGCCCCGAACTGAACATGATCGAGATCGTCTGGAAGCACTTCAAATATCACTGGCGTCGCTTCGTCAACTGGACACGCGACACCATCGACGCTGAACTAGCCGAACTCCTATCCGGCTACGGCTCCAAATTTCAAATCAATTTTTCGTGA
- a CDS encoding GbsR/MarR family transcriptional regulator, whose product MQLSPLKQRFVLHFGEMGSRWGINRTVGQIYALLYASREPINADEIAEALGFSRSNVSIGLKELESWKLVRLTHKPGDRREYFSAPDDIWTIFRTLAEERRKREIDPTLSLLRDVMLESPGDPDDRHAQARMKEMYRLITLVTTWFDDVQKLDADALQQLMKMGAKVQKLLDMKNKLAVVVGGKSK is encoded by the coding sequence ATGCAGCTTTCCCCCTTGAAGCAGCGCTTCGTGCTGCATTTCGGCGAGATGGGCAGCCGCTGGGGCATCAACCGCACGGTCGGACAGATCTATGCGCTGCTCTATGCCTCACGCGAGCCCATCAACGCGGACGAGATCGCCGAGGCGCTGGGCTTTTCGCGCTCCAATGTCAGCATCGGCCTCAAAGAGCTGGAGTCGTGGAAGCTGGTCCGGCTGACCCACAAGCCGGGCGACCGCCGCGAATACTTCTCCGCACCAGACGACATCTGGACCATCTTCCGCACGCTGGCCGAGGAGCGCCGCAAGCGCGAGATCGATCCCACGCTGTCCCTGCTGCGCGACGTGATGCTCGAATCCCCGGGCGACCCCGACGACCGCCACGCCCAGGCGCGCATGAAAGAGATGTACCGGCTCATCACGCTCGTCACCACCTGGTTCGACGATGTGCAGAAGCTCGATGCCGACGCCCTGCAGCAGCTGATGAAGATGGGCGCCAAGGTGCAGAAGCTGCTGGACATGAAGAACAAGCTTGCCGTGGTGGTTGGCGGCAAATCGAAGTAG
- a CDS encoding RHS repeat protein, which yields MLNASTSNPFTQNTYDDLGRLVLSRDPTGVEQSYLYDAAGNLQVQVDGHGQVTSYVYNDRGQRVQTICHAKLLTFAQLALLTARIRSGSASPAMALPASSPSDQVSVTLYDAAGRLTWQVNAEGDVVHTQYDGASRVTSVTQLATRLDTALLSDPAAVAQALSAQAGTPDDRTVNRLYDKDGLLRATIDGAGFLTEYRYNAAGQRIQSIAYAQPVAGYDATSGLAALRTAIATASGTDSLTGLLPASDAADIQDFYYYDGQGRPVGHVDGEGYLTESAYDANGNLTQSIRYANRANAPAGVDSTLDALRPARSVEDHVSLNTWDALNRLKSQTNAEGTVSQYTYNSVGKVVGTVTAAGSADQRTALVRYDALDRVTAQLSAEGAALITGSETPEQLDAIWKQYATQYSYDDAGRRISATDPNGNRSLFYYDQDGRLRYTVNAAGEVQEHQYDAFGNLSSSTRYGVRLAADVLAGLLQGGVLTGGGKSRPTEKAFAAARKAGAGSNSTTQYTYNAVNELVSTTDANGGVTTARYDAFGELIGSTQSIDGTHSVTTTRSYDRRGLQTGVASDAGGANVVTRHRYDAFGRLVESVDGNGHVSTQSFDRLGRVVQTQDPTSAKRSSSYDAFGRVLSQTDALGNTTHYSYSTANRSLTVTTPEGVSVTTVHNAEGQTHSVTDGNGNTTVYSYDADGNLVGTASSMGQSSSRYDQAGRLIETIDANGNKVDYTYDAANRLLSRSVNPAGLNLVTRYQYDAKGERISTTDANGTVTLTAYDLMGQVVSQTVDPSGLNLTTTYTYDHSGHVLSVTDPKGITTQYVYDALGRRVESHVDPKGLGLTQRYAYDAAGNMVAATDGKGNTTRYVYDADNRLVYTIDGAGDVQQNSYDAQGRLTATTAYANRISLAGLGDAPTLAGVASRIIADPAHDSAQSRVYDADGRLHYTVDGAGGVVRYTYDANGNVVDRVAYANAIAAGTPATEAALAAAAALVADASRDAHVRNVYDAGNRLTWSADGTGAVVQRSYDANGNLVKQVAYANRIDSGASPGSVAASASDRVTLMAYDSANRLTWQVDAMGGVTHIVYDANGNVAKRVAYSSAIAAPTSSDAPRSEASIASAVLQVADGDRVTRFAYDAANRLALSIDAQGGVVETRYDADGNVVATIAYANPIQTGGLDAVLDTKTVSARLAPDALHDRVTHRVFDTAGRQIYAIDALGFVQQTQYDGAGRIVGTTAYAHPISIDLIGKGSAVASLVSIDPVTDRTNTFIYDAAGHLISSTDPMGATETYTWNGVGDKLSYTNKNGATWTYQYDATGRLVAEVSPPVSAVAVKAGGDGGLVVDAGNSGTAPVITRLAYDALGNLVSRTEAAGRPEERTTQYRYDALGRQVQTLYSPVGVYHPYQLGWDDKRFDDLPNNGASYVAGGKDGAVRIEDVKQLTTQVVYDAFGDAVANIDAAGSISYKTYDALGRVSYEIDALGFVTGYQRDTFGDVTALTRYAMPAALAQPIEAAPSSAQVAAALSTYNTAYHQQLQNQYSRVPGYFEAIGDMYTDPVDRTVTMEYDRLGRVTKVTQPASWVSTGDGLGYRASAIKQNTYDAFGDVVQSAQFVDQRTNTWATTSSYFDRNGRQIATIDAMGYVTSQAYDAAGNVVQRTEYANAAPAWTVRDWVPPATSRYDRTTATAYDRNNRKISETRVNVEFSSAPDGTSTWGNLTKTYGYDAVGNLTRTTDELNNSTYAYYDALGRVLAQTGPTRVNGGARLTPLTTYARDALGNAVIKVEHALGAASASESGYTLAGSSQADRISYSAYDSRGNVVEGTDANRNNHYFSYDALGHIAKQWMGVTGNDGITHTLFTAFEYDPLGRQVDVITPASISQIDWDKTDVGLASPGSVGTVHTSVVYNAFGEVILRGSSIPGGSEQQVHFDYDVAGHLWRTNAGDGEERVYLYNLLGQQTVKFESAADTSDPSGNFVSGAKLEWNSDAEQVDRIYRDASQFPAQLSPTTSNKLDLLGRVVQQTMPGRWVGTEFVTPSVDRTYDRWGNVVAQSDIRNPAWVTLFSYNANNQLVSQTQPDGSGGISGDSPVTQIYYDALGRQVAVRDGNGNVNGQAWDAAGDLTDEIHADGGVVAHGYDAFGDRTWTSDAMGYMTRYVYDNLGRNTAIVSEAVGAYQADNNNVVTGAVGSLTTTMAYDQAGRKLWEKNGNGELTRYTYDLRGNVIETTQPMGEVSRAAFDVWGHQVGAVDANGSVELWEYDDVYGRFASFARLTRHKFIGGQTQDYSYTSDGKLLSVEIPGGQSLSYQYDAAGQLISIADEAMKRVTRYSYNLAGQRTKEETIGSDGGVIDSHTLAYDTLGRLARIDTADGVSVQYDYDKAGNRLHQKATWTTGGSTSTQELWYAYDAMNRQILVDGAANECGGPREHHQWPGPYRDVRQEREPYQRHQVGRAGGSPGQRHRLGRIR from the coding sequence ATGCTCAACGCCTCAACTTCTAATCCGTTTACACAGAACACTTATGACGACCTTGGCCGACTGGTTTTGAGCAGAGACCCCACCGGGGTCGAGCAGTCTTATCTCTACGATGCCGCGGGCAACCTGCAAGTCCAGGTGGACGGTCACGGACAGGTGACCTCGTACGTCTACAACGACCGCGGACAGCGGGTTCAGACGATTTGCCACGCGAAGCTGCTGACCTTTGCGCAATTGGCATTGCTGACAGCGCGCATCCGATCCGGTTCGGCGTCGCCGGCAATGGCACTGCCCGCCAGTTCGCCGTCCGATCAGGTCAGCGTGACCCTGTACGACGCAGCCGGCCGGCTCACATGGCAGGTCAATGCGGAAGGGGACGTCGTCCACACGCAGTACGACGGGGCCTCGCGAGTGACCTCGGTCACGCAACTGGCCACGCGCCTCGATACCGCCCTGCTGAGCGATCCCGCTGCGGTCGCGCAGGCGCTGTCGGCGCAGGCCGGCACCCCGGACGACCGCACCGTCAACCGCCTGTACGACAAGGATGGCCTGCTGCGCGCCACGATCGACGGCGCGGGTTTCCTGACCGAGTATCGCTACAACGCGGCAGGGCAGCGCATCCAGAGCATTGCCTACGCGCAGCCGGTGGCCGGCTATGACGCGACATCCGGTCTGGCGGCACTGCGCACGGCCATCGCGACGGCGTCCGGCACCGATTCCCTGACCGGCCTGCTGCCGGCCAGCGACGCCGCGGACATCCAGGACTTCTACTACTACGACGGCCAAGGCCGCCCGGTCGGGCACGTGGACGGCGAAGGCTACCTGACCGAATCGGCCTACGACGCAAACGGTAACCTGACCCAGAGCATCCGCTACGCAAACCGGGCCAACGCTCCGGCGGGCGTGGACTCGACCCTGGACGCCCTGCGTCCGGCCCGCAGCGTGGAAGATCACGTCAGCCTGAACACGTGGGATGCGCTGAACCGGCTGAAGTCGCAGACGAACGCAGAAGGCACGGTCTCGCAGTACACCTACAACAGCGTCGGCAAGGTGGTCGGCACCGTGACCGCGGCCGGATCGGCGGATCAGCGCACAGCCCTGGTGCGCTACGACGCGCTGGACCGGGTGACAGCCCAGTTGTCGGCCGAAGGCGCCGCGCTCATCACGGGCAGCGAGACGCCCGAGCAACTGGACGCCATCTGGAAGCAATACGCGACCCAGTACAGCTACGACGATGCCGGCCGCCGCATCAGCGCGACGGACCCCAATGGCAACCGCAGCCTGTTCTACTACGACCAGGATGGCCGCCTGCGCTACACGGTCAACGCCGCGGGCGAGGTGCAGGAGCACCAGTACGACGCGTTCGGCAACCTGAGCAGCAGTACCCGCTATGGCGTGCGCCTGGCGGCTGACGTGCTGGCCGGTTTGCTGCAGGGTGGCGTGCTGACCGGCGGCGGCAAGAGCCGGCCGACCGAGAAGGCATTCGCGGCCGCCAGGAAGGCCGGCGCGGGGAGCAACAGCACCACGCAGTACACCTACAACGCCGTCAATGAGCTGGTGTCGACCACGGACGCCAACGGCGGGGTCACCACCGCTCGTTACGATGCCTTCGGCGAGCTGATCGGCAGCACCCAGTCGATCGACGGCACGCACAGCGTGACCACCACGCGCAGCTACGACCGCCGCGGATTGCAGACCGGGGTGGCATCGGACGCCGGTGGCGCGAACGTCGTCACGCGCCACCGGTACGATGCCTTCGGGCGGTTGGTCGAGTCCGTTGACGGCAACGGCCATGTCAGCACGCAATCGTTCGACCGCCTCGGGCGCGTCGTACAGACACAGGACCCCACCAGCGCAAAGCGCAGCAGCAGCTATGACGCGTTCGGCCGGGTGCTGAGCCAGACGGATGCGCTGGGCAACACCACGCACTACAGCTACAGCACGGCCAACCGCAGCCTGACGGTGACGACGCCCGAAGGCGTGTCCGTGACCACGGTGCATAACGCCGAAGGCCAGACGCATAGCGTGACCGACGGCAACGGCAACACGACCGTCTACAGCTACGATGCCGACGGCAATCTGGTCGGCACCGCGTCGTCCATGGGGCAGAGCAGCAGCCGGTACGACCAGGCGGGGCGTCTCATCGAGACGATCGATGCCAACGGCAACAAGGTCGACTACACCTACGACGCGGCCAACCGGTTGCTGAGCCGCAGCGTCAATCCGGCGGGCCTGAACCTGGTGACGCGCTACCAGTACGACGCCAAGGGCGAGCGCATCAGCACGACCGATGCAAACGGCACGGTGACCCTGACCGCTTATGACCTGATGGGGCAGGTGGTGAGCCAGACGGTCGATCCGAGCGGGCTGAACCTCACGACGACCTACACCTACGACCACAGCGGCCACGTGCTGAGCGTCACGGACCCGAAGGGCATCACCACCCAGTACGTGTACGACGCGCTGGGCCGGCGGGTGGAGTCGCACGTCGATCCGAAAGGCCTCGGTCTCACGCAGCGCTATGCCTACGATGCCGCCGGCAACATGGTGGCGGCCACCGACGGCAAGGGCAACACCACGCGCTATGTCTACGATGCCGACAACCGCCTCGTCTACACGATCGATGGGGCTGGGGATGTGCAGCAGAACAGCTATGACGCGCAGGGCCGGCTGACGGCCACCACCGCCTACGCGAACCGGATCAGCCTGGCAGGGCTAGGCGATGCGCCCACTCTGGCCGGCGTGGCCAGCCGCATCATCGCGGACCCCGCTCACGATAGCGCGCAGAGCCGGGTCTATGATGCGGACGGCCGGCTGCACTACACGGTGGACGGGGCCGGCGGTGTGGTCCGCTACACCTACGATGCCAACGGCAACGTGGTTGACCGTGTTGCGTACGCGAACGCGATTGCTGCCGGTACGCCGGCCACGGAGGCGGCGTTGGCCGCCGCTGCGGCATTGGTGGCGGATGCCTCGCGCGATGCGCATGTGCGCAACGTCTACGATGCCGGCAACCGGCTGACCTGGAGCGCCGACGGCACGGGCGCGGTCGTGCAGCGCAGCTACGACGCCAACGGCAACCTGGTCAAGCAGGTCGCCTATGCGAACCGTATCGACAGCGGTGCTTCGCCGGGCAGCGTGGCCGCCAGCGCGAGCGACCGCGTCACGCTGATGGCCTATGACAGCGCCAACCGCCTGACGTGGCAGGTCGATGCCATGGGTGGCGTCACGCATATCGTCTACGACGCGAACGGCAACGTGGCAAAACGTGTTGCATACAGCAGCGCCATCGCGGCACCAACCTCGTCCGATGCGCCGCGGTCCGAAGCTTCAATCGCGTCGGCCGTCCTTCAGGTGGCGGACGGCGACCGGGTTACGCGCTTCGCTTACGATGCGGCCAACCGCCTGGCCCTGAGCATCGACGCTCAGGGCGGCGTGGTTGAAACGCGCTACGACGCGGACGGCAATGTCGTGGCGACGATTGCCTATGCCAACCCGATCCAGACCGGCGGATTGGACGCGGTGCTGGATACGAAAACCGTGTCCGCACGGCTCGCGCCGGATGCCCTGCATGATCGCGTCACGCACCGTGTCTTCGATACGGCGGGGCGTCAGATCTACGCGATCGATGCGCTCGGCTTTGTGCAACAGACCCAATACGACGGGGCGGGCCGGATTGTCGGCACGACAGCATACGCACACCCCATTTCGATCGATCTGATCGGCAAGGGCAGTGCCGTCGCCAGCCTGGTTTCGATTGACCCCGTAACGGATCGTACGAATACCTTCATCTACGATGCCGCCGGGCACCTGATCAGCAGCACGGATCCGATGGGGGCAACGGAGACCTACACGTGGAATGGCGTGGGGGACAAGTTGTCCTACACGAACAAGAACGGCGCGACCTGGACCTATCAGTACGACGCAACCGGCCGTCTGGTAGCAGAGGTTTCGCCCCCCGTGTCTGCCGTCGCAGTCAAGGCGGGGGGCGACGGCGGCTTGGTCGTCGATGCCGGCAACTCGGGCACCGCGCCCGTCATTACGCGGCTGGCCTACGACGCCCTTGGGAACCTGGTCAGCCGCACGGAAGCCGCCGGGCGTCCCGAGGAGCGGACGACCCAATATCGCTACGATGCGCTCGGAAGACAGGTTCAGACCCTCTACTCACCGGTGGGTGTTTACCATCCTTACCAGCTCGGCTGGGACGATAAGCGTTTCGATGATCTGCCGAACAACGGCGCAAGTTATGTCGCCGGCGGAAAGGATGGCGCCGTCCGTATCGAGGACGTGAAGCAACTGACGACGCAGGTCGTCTATGACGCGTTCGGCGATGCCGTCGCAAACATCGATGCGGCGGGGAGTATCAGCTACAAGACGTACGATGCGCTTGGCCGGGTGTCGTATGAGATCGACGCACTCGGTTTTGTTACGGGATACCAGCGCGATACGTTTGGTGACGTCACCGCACTGACCCGCTACGCGATGCCGGCAGCCCTTGCACAGCCCATCGAGGCTGCGCCCAGTTCTGCGCAAGTTGCCGCGGCCTTGTCGACCTACAACACTGCCTATCACCAACAACTGCAGAATCAGTATTCTCGTGTTCCCGGCTATTTTGAGGCGATAGGGGACATGTACACCGATCCAGTAGATCGGACGGTGACGATGGAGTATGACCGGCTCGGCCGAGTGACCAAGGTCACCCAGCCGGCAAGCTGGGTGAGCACCGGCGACGGGCTTGGATACCGGGCCTCCGCCATCAAGCAAAATACCTACGATGCATTTGGCGACGTTGTCCAGAGTGCGCAATTCGTCGACCAGCGCACAAATACCTGGGCGACCACCTCATCCTATTTCGACCGGAACGGCCGGCAGATCGCAACGATCGATGCCATGGGGTACGTGACCTCCCAGGCCTACGATGCGGCCGGCAACGTGGTGCAGCGGACGGAGTACGCAAACGCGGCGCCCGCGTGGACTGTGCGCGACTGGGTGCCGCCGGCAACGAGTCGATACGACCGTACGACCGCCACGGCATACGACCGCAACAACCGCAAGATCAGTGAAACGCGGGTGAACGTCGAATTCAGTTCGGCACCGGACGGCACTAGCACGTGGGGCAACCTCACGAAGACGTACGGCTACGATGCCGTAGGCAACCTGACACGCACGACCGACGAGCTCAACAACAGCACCTATGCCTATTACGATGCGCTCGGCAGGGTTCTGGCGCAGACGGGGCCGACGCGCGTCAACGGCGGGGCGCGCCTGACGCCGTTGACGACCTATGCTCGCGACGCATTGGGCAATGCCGTGATCAAGGTCGAGCACGCTCTGGGCGCTGCGTCGGCTTCGGAATCGGGTTATACCCTGGCCGGCTCAAGCCAGGCGGATCGTATCAGCTATAGCGCATACGACAGTCGTGGGAATGTGGTTGAAGGTACCGACGCGAATCGCAACAACCACTATTTTTCGTACGATGCGCTAGGCCATATCGCCAAGCAGTGGATGGGGGTGACCGGAAACGACGGGATTACCCATACATTGTTTACCGCCTTTGAATATGACCCGCTCGGCCGGCAGGTCGACGTCATTACCCCGGCGTCTATTTCTCAAATTGATTGGGATAAAACCGATGTCGGCTTGGCGAGTCCGGGCTCAGTTGGCACTGTGCATACCAGCGTGGTCTACAACGCATTTGGCGAGGTGATTCTACGGGGTAGCAGCATCCCGGGCGGGTCGGAGCAACAGGTTCACTTCGATTACGACGTGGCTGGCCACCTTTGGCGTACCAATGCCGGGGACGGTGAAGAGCGCGTTTACTTGTATAACCTGCTTGGCCAGCAAACAGTCAAATTTGAAAGCGCCGCTGACACGAGCGATCCGAGTGGAAACTTCGTCAGCGGTGCCAAGCTGGAGTGGAACAGCGATGCCGAGCAGGTTGACCGAATCTACCGGGATGCATCTCAATTTCCAGCGCAGTTGTCTCCTACTACCAGCAACAAACTGGATTTGCTGGGGCGTGTAGTACAGCAGACGATGCCGGGCCGCTGGGTCGGCACGGAGTTCGTGACGCCTTCGGTTGATCGAACCTACGACCGCTGGGGGAATGTCGTTGCGCAAAGCGATATCAGAAACCCGGCGTGGGTCACGCTCTTTTCATACAACGCCAACAATCAGCTGGTCAGCCAGACTCAGCCGGACGGCAGCGGCGGAATCAGCGGCGATAGTCCGGTCACGCAGATTTACTACGATGCGTTGGGCCGCCAGGTCGCCGTGCGGGACGGTAATGGCAATGTCAATGGCCAGGCATGGGACGCTGCCGGTGACCTCACCGATGAGATCCATGCGGACGGAGGTGTCGTAGCGCATGGCTACGACGCGTTCGGCGATCGAACCTGGACGTCTGATGCGATGGGTTACATGACCCGGTACGTGTACGACAATCTCGGCCGGAACACGGCCATCGTCAGCGAGGCAGTAGGCGCATACCAGGCGGACAACAATAACGTCGTCACCGGAGCGGTTGGGAGCCTGACGACGACAATGGCTTATGACCAGGCTGGACGGAAGCTGTGGGAAAAAAATGGCAACGGTGAGCTGACACGGTACACCTACGACCTCCGTGGCAACGTCATTGAGACCACCCAACCGATGGGCGAAGTAAGCCGGGCCGCGTTCGACGTGTGGGGCCATCAAGTGGGCGCGGTCGATGCGAATGGCTCCGTGGAGCTCTGGGAGTACGACGACGTATACGGCCGATTCGCCTCATTTGCCCGCTTAACCAGGCACAAATTTATCGGGGGGCAAACACAGGATTACTCGTACACAAGCGATGGTAAGTTGCTGTCCGTAGAAATTCCCGGTGGCCAATCGCTCAGCTATCAATATGACGCGGCGGGGCAGCTCATCTCCATTGCCGACGAGGCTATGAAGCGGGTGACCCGGTACTCCTACAATCTTGCTGGGCAGCGAACTAAAGAAGAGACCATCGGCTCGGACGGTGGTGTTATCGACAGCCACACCCTGGCCTACGACACGCTCGGCCGCCTGGCCCGGATCGATACCGCGGATGGGGTGAGCGTCCAATACGACTACGACAAAGCCGGCAATCGGCTCCATCAAAAAGCCACCTGGACGACCGGCGGGAGTACCTCCACGCAAGAGCTTTGGTATGCCTATGATGCGATGAACCGGCAGATCCTGGTGGATGGCGCGGCCAATGAATGCGGCGGACCCCGCGAACATCACCAGTGGCCAGGGCCATATCGTGACGTACGACAAGAACGGGAACCGTACCAGCGACACCAAGTGGGGCGAGCAGGTGGTTCGCCAGGTCAACGTCACCGGCTCGGACGAATCCGGTAA
- a CDS encoding DUF6531 domain-containing protein — protein MVGIISGNFSGLTGNSLAGVGQRGVLGGARQGNANQQAYVNVATGNLVLQGQDDFLASRGSGIGVVRTYNSQGTYDNQNGDAWWRNGYHRLINQSGVLNQAGSSIQRVGADGSVLTYSYDAASQRYLAATGSGQFDSLSYDAAGDAWTWTQSSTQNTETYTANGNQWRMTSAGDPNGNTTTYAYTGDLLTSITDASGESVRFTYQGNSLSQEEVAMADGTLYSRTSYTYDSLNRLEQVIVDLSPSDNSTDDGNVYATRYSYVDDTNLISSVTQSDGSQQSFTYTMVDGRWEVASVADWVGRTISFSYDPANHKTTVTDPYGNQNVYTYDADHRLTDIVGPQVGGIAQHVQYTYDSAGNLIQTTDATGNQVQSTFDANGNLLTRTDSLGNRVEKHYDAKNRLVTSTLYQQPATAGQAAAEPLTTRYVYDSNENLRFTVSPEGRVVEYRYDAYGQKTSQVEYPAHTFDVSGLDAGQAPALQDMAAWASSQDAQQTTRTDYQYNLRGQLVATVSFARVDATGQGVADGSQSGQRFTYDAAGNLLLSVDANGNQTSYTYDGLNRLLSSTDAAGNMTLNQYDDAGSTVSHTLSDGRVERRVYDIDGQLSWTVLGGQVQTRYY, from the coding sequence ATGGTTGGCATCATCAGCGGCAATTTCTCCGGGTTGACCGGTAACAGCCTTGCGGGCGTAGGGCAGCGAGGCGTGCTCGGTGGGGCGCGCCAGGGGAATGCCAACCAGCAGGCATACGTGAACGTTGCCACCGGCAATCTGGTGCTGCAGGGGCAGGACGATTTCCTGGCGAGCCGGGGCAGCGGCATCGGCGTCGTGCGGACCTACAACAGCCAGGGAACGTACGACAACCAGAACGGCGATGCCTGGTGGCGCAATGGCTATCATCGCCTGATCAACCAGAGCGGGGTGCTCAACCAGGCCGGCAGTTCGATTCAACGCGTTGGGGCCGACGGCTCCGTGCTCACGTACAGCTACGACGCCGCGAGCCAGCGCTATCTGGCGGCAACGGGCAGTGGTCAGTTCGATTCCCTGTCCTACGATGCGGCCGGCGACGCATGGACGTGGACGCAGTCCAGCACGCAGAACACCGAGACGTACACCGCCAATGGCAATCAGTGGCGCATGACTTCGGCCGGCGATCCGAATGGCAACACAACGACCTACGCTTATACGGGCGACCTGCTGACCAGCATCACCGATGCGAGCGGTGAAAGCGTGCGGTTCACGTACCAGGGGAACAGCCTGTCGCAGGAAGAGGTGGCGATGGCGGACGGTACGCTGTATAGCCGCACGTCATACACCTACGACAGCCTGAACCGGCTGGAACAGGTGATCGTGGATCTGAGCCCGTCGGACAACAGCACCGACGATGGCAATGTCTACGCCACCCGCTACAGCTACGTTGACGACACCAACCTGATCTCGAGCGTCACGCAGTCGGATGGCTCGCAGCAGAGTTTCACCTATACGATGGTCGATGGCCGCTGGGAAGTGGCCAGCGTGGCGGACTGGGTGGGGCGAACGATCAGCTTCAGCTACGACCCGGCCAACCACAAGACGACGGTCACCGATCCCTACGGCAATCAGAATGTCTACACGTACGATGCCGATCATCGGTTGACGGACATTGTCGGACCGCAGGTAGGCGGCATCGCGCAGCACGTGCAGTACACCTACGACAGCGCGGGCAATCTGATTCAAACGACGGATGCAACGGGCAATCAGGTCCAATCGACGTTCGATGCGAACGGGAATCTGCTGACCCGGACGGACAGCCTCGGCAATCGGGTCGAGAAGCACTACGACGCGAAGAACCGGCTCGTCACCAGCACGCTGTACCAGCAACCCGCCACCGCAGGGCAAGCTGCCGCCGAGCCCCTGACCACGCGCTACGTCTACGACAGCAACGAGAATCTGCGCTTCACCGTCAGCCCGGAAGGTCGGGTGGTCGAGTATCGCTACGACGCCTACGGTCAGAAGACCAGTCAGGTCGAGTACCCGGCGCATACCTTCGACGTCTCCGGCCTGGATGCCGGACAAGCTCCCGCGTTGCAGGACATGGCCGCCTGGGCATCTTCGCAGGATGCGCAACAGACGACGCGCACGGATTATCAATACAACCTCCGTGGGCAGTTGGTTGCCACGGTGAGCTTCGCACGTGTCGACGCGACCGGCCAGGGCGTGGCCGACGGCAGCCAGTCCGGGCAGCGCTTCACCTACGATGCCGCGGGCAATCTGCTGCTCAGCGTTGACGCAAACGGCAATCAGACCAGCTACACCTATGACGGTCTGAACCGCCTGCTGAGCAGCACCGACGCTGCCGGCAACATGACGCTCAACCAGTATGACGATGCGGGCAGCACCGTCAGTCATACGCTGAGCGACGGTCGCGTTGAGAGGCGCGTCTATGACATTGACGGGCAACTGTCCTGGACCGTTCTGGGCGGGCAGGTGCAGACCCGGTACTACTAA